A portion of the Mustela erminea isolate mMusErm1 chromosome 19, mMusErm1.Pri, whole genome shotgun sequence genome contains these proteins:
- the ZBTB32 gene encoding zinc finger and BTB domain-containing protein 32 isoform X4, with the protein MKESDQRHTGALATCVGHVSRAGPAHQQPPPPPPARSRPYSCSVCGKRFSLKHQMETHYRVHTGEKPFSCSLCPQRSRDFSAMTKHLRTHGAAPYRCPLCQAGCPSLASMQAHMRGHSPSQLPPGWTIRSTFLYSSSSRPSRASTSPCRSPSSTT; encoded by the exons ATGAAGGAGTCTGATCAGAGGCACACAG GTGCACTTGCAACCTGTGTGGGTCATGTGAGTAGAGCAGGCCCAGCTCACCaacaacctcccccacccccacctgctcgGTCTCGGCCCTATTCTTGTTCTGTCTGTGGAAAAAGGTTCTCACTCAAGCATCAGATGGAGACGCACTACCGAGTCCACACAG GAGAGAAGCCCTTCTCCTGTAGCCTCTGCCCCCAGCGCTCCCGGGACTTCTCAGCCATGACCAAGCACCTGCGGACGCATGGGGCCGCACCATACCGCTGCCCTCTGTGCCAGGCCGgctgccccagcctggcctccatGCAGGCGCACATGCGCGGCCACTCGCCCAGCCAGCTCCCACCTGGATGGACCATTCGCTCCACCTTCCTCTACTCCTCTTCTTCGAGGCCGTCCCGGGCCTCGACCTCTCCCTGTAGGTCCCCTTCCTCAACCACCTGA
- the ZBTB32 gene encoding zinc finger and BTB domain-containing protein 32 isoform X1, whose translation MPLFPKTRLLSPYGSDRLVRLAARLRPALCDTLITVGSQEFPAHSLVLAGVSQQLGRRGHWALMKGISPSTFAQLLYFVYGESVELQPGELGPLEEAARALGVQSLEEACKKARRDRARELGPGLKEHQEEPEKPTKDSERGLEGHGEQRPETFVRAGWREQEALHEQRPPKDSSERAEAMKEGAGKQRRSKEKLKQSPNGHAGTDGKEDGIMWVTESPGGSEEGLREFSCPLPPPGSLQTSVIPRPWWAEAPWLGEGQPALWSILLLPPRYGTPFSHSTPITGAWQEVWPQDQRIPLSLNPEKGLWNQNQLVNSSHAAGFLPQGPTKLSPGEMKESDQRHTGALATCVGHVSRAGPAHQQPPPPPPARSRPYSCSVCGKRFSLKHQMETHYRVHTGEKPFSCSLCPQRSRDFSAMTKHLRTHGAAPYRCPLCQAGCPSLASMQAHMRGHSPSQLPPGWTIRSTFLYSSSSRPSRASTSPCRSPSSTT comes from the exons ATGCCCCTGTTCCCGAAGACAAGACTGCTTAGCCCCTATGGCTCTGATCGGCTGGTACGGCTAGCAGCCAGGCTCCGGCCAGCACTGTGTGATACCTTGATCACTGTGGGAAGCCAAGAATTCCCTGCCCACAGCCTGGTCTTGGCAGGTGTGAGCCAGCAGCTGGGCCGCAGGGGCCACTGGGCTCTGATGAAAGGCATCAGCCCTTCCACCTTTGCCCAGCTTCTGTACTTTGTTTATGGGGAGAGTGTAGAACTGCAGCCTGGGGAACTCGGACCCCTTGAGGAAGCGGCCAGAGCCTTGGGGGTACAGTCTCTGGAAGAGGCATGCAAGAAGGCTCGACGGGACAGGGCTAGAGAACTGGGTCCAGGGCTCAAGGAACATCAGGAGGAGCCAGAGAAACCCACAAAGGACTCTGAGAGAGGACTGGAGGGACATGGAGAGCAGAGACCAGAGACATTTGTTAGAGCTGGTTGGAGAGAACAAGAGGCACTGCATGAGCAAAGGCCACCAAAAGACAGCTCTGAGAGAGCAGAGGCAATGAAGGAGGGTGCGGGGAAGCAGAGGAGATCAAAGGAAAAACTTAAGCAATCGCCTAATGGCCATGCGGGAACAGATGGGAAGGAAGACGGGATTATGTGGGTGACAGAGAGTCCAGGGGGCTCTGAGGAAGGTCTGCGGGAGTTCTcttgcccccttcccccaccaggtTCCCTCCAAACAAGCGTCATTCCTAGGCCCTGGTGGGCTGAGGCCCCTTGGTTGGGGGAGGGCCAGCCCGCCCTGTGGAGCATCCTGCTGTTGCCACCCAGATATGGCACTCCCTTCTCCCATAGCACCCCCATCACTGGAGCCTGGCAGGAGGTCTGGCCTCAGGACCAGAG gaTCCCATTGTCCCTGAACCCTGAGAAAGGTCTCTGGAACCAGAACCAGTTGGTCAACTCCAGTCATGCCGCAG GTTTCCTCCCCCAGGGGCCCACAAAGCTCAGCCCTGGGGAGATGAAGGAGTCTGATCAGAGGCACACAG GTGCACTTGCAACCTGTGTGGGTCATGTGAGTAGAGCAGGCCCAGCTCACCaacaacctcccccacccccacctgctcgGTCTCGGCCCTATTCTTGTTCTGTCTGTGGAAAAAGGTTCTCACTCAAGCATCAGATGGAGACGCACTACCGAGTCCACACAG GAGAGAAGCCCTTCTCCTGTAGCCTCTGCCCCCAGCGCTCCCGGGACTTCTCAGCCATGACCAAGCACCTGCGGACGCATGGGGCCGCACCATACCGCTGCCCTCTGTGCCAGGCCGgctgccccagcctggcctccatGCAGGCGCACATGCGCGGCCACTCGCCCAGCCAGCTCCCACCTGGATGGACCATTCGCTCCACCTTCCTCTACTCCTCTTCTTCGAGGCCGTCCCGGGCCTCGACCTCTCCCTGTAGGTCCCCTTCCTCAACCACCTGA
- the ZBTB32 gene encoding zinc finger and BTB domain-containing protein 32 isoform X3, which translates to MEDCEVRGGASSRGAPGAPTAVQSMRCPGGSYNWIPLSLNPEKGLWNQNQLVNSSHAAGFLPQGPTKLSPGEMKESDQRHTGALATCVGHVSRAGPAHQQPPPPPPARSRPYSCSVCGKRFSLKHQMETHYRVHTGEKPFSCSLCPQRSRDFSAMTKHLRTHGAAPYRCPLCQAGCPSLASMQAHMRGHSPSQLPPGWTIRSTFLYSSSSRPSRASTSPCRSPSSTT; encoded by the exons ATGGAAGACTGTGAGGTCAGGGGCGGGGCTAGCTCCAGGGgggccccaggagccccaacagCAGTTCAGAGCATGCGGTGTCCAGGAGGAAGCTACAACTG gaTCCCATTGTCCCTGAACCCTGAGAAAGGTCTCTGGAACCAGAACCAGTTGGTCAACTCCAGTCATGCCGCAG GTTTCCTCCCCCAGGGGCCCACAAAGCTCAGCCCTGGGGAGATGAAGGAGTCTGATCAGAGGCACACAG GTGCACTTGCAACCTGTGTGGGTCATGTGAGTAGAGCAGGCCCAGCTCACCaacaacctcccccacccccacctgctcgGTCTCGGCCCTATTCTTGTTCTGTCTGTGGAAAAAGGTTCTCACTCAAGCATCAGATGGAGACGCACTACCGAGTCCACACAG GAGAGAAGCCCTTCTCCTGTAGCCTCTGCCCCCAGCGCTCCCGGGACTTCTCAGCCATGACCAAGCACCTGCGGACGCATGGGGCCGCACCATACCGCTGCCCTCTGTGCCAGGCCGgctgccccagcctggcctccatGCAGGCGCACATGCGCGGCCACTCGCCCAGCCAGCTCCCACCTGGATGGACCATTCGCTCCACCTTCCTCTACTCCTCTTCTTCGAGGCCGTCCCGGGCCTCGACCTCTCCCTGTAGGTCCCCTTCCTCAACCACCTGA
- the ZBTB32 gene encoding zinc finger and BTB domain-containing protein 32 isoform X2: protein MEDCEVRGGASSRGAPGAPTAVQSMRCPGGSYNCTPITGAWQEVWPQDQRIPLSLNPEKGLWNQNQLVNSSHAAGFLPQGPTKLSPGEMKESDQRHTGALATCVGHVSRAGPAHQQPPPPPPARSRPYSCSVCGKRFSLKHQMETHYRVHTGEKPFSCSLCPQRSRDFSAMTKHLRTHGAAPYRCPLCQAGCPSLASMQAHMRGHSPSQLPPGWTIRSTFLYSSSSRPSRASTSPCRSPSSTT, encoded by the exons ATGGAAGACTGTGAGGTCAGGGGCGGGGCTAGCTCCAGGGgggccccaggagccccaacagCAGTTCAGAGCATGCGGTGTCCAGGAGGAAGCTACAACTG CACCCCCATCACTGGAGCCTGGCAGGAGGTCTGGCCTCAGGACCAGAG gaTCCCATTGTCCCTGAACCCTGAGAAAGGTCTCTGGAACCAGAACCAGTTGGTCAACTCCAGTCATGCCGCAG GTTTCCTCCCCCAGGGGCCCACAAAGCTCAGCCCTGGGGAGATGAAGGAGTCTGATCAGAGGCACACAG GTGCACTTGCAACCTGTGTGGGTCATGTGAGTAGAGCAGGCCCAGCTCACCaacaacctcccccacccccacctgctcgGTCTCGGCCCTATTCTTGTTCTGTCTGTGGAAAAAGGTTCTCACTCAAGCATCAGATGGAGACGCACTACCGAGTCCACACAG GAGAGAAGCCCTTCTCCTGTAGCCTCTGCCCCCAGCGCTCCCGGGACTTCTCAGCCATGACCAAGCACCTGCGGACGCATGGGGCCGCACCATACCGCTGCCCTCTGTGCCAGGCCGgctgccccagcctggcctccatGCAGGCGCACATGCGCGGCCACTCGCCCAGCCAGCTCCCACCTGGATGGACCATTCGCTCCACCTTCCTCTACTCCTCTTCTTCGAGGCCGTCCCGGGCCTCGACCTCTCCCTGTAGGTCCCCTTCCTCAACCACCTGA